From Thermoplasmatales archaeon, a single genomic window includes:
- a CDS encoding glycosyltransferase family 2 protein has product MPITISTTYIIITSAIITLYFPIAVAQTTLLIAQFRKNSDRVHSKLRKSNIEMPPPILVQKNYHNGRKVIVVITTNGANADVVDKLLSILKSYMLPIRLFVIKEAYDKHAYPAEEIVVPADYNCTNKSRAKLRALHYGSLWFKEHGIGKETYICHLDDDSVVSREYLEYVYSMPYDSGQGHIRLREPGRHLFSTLGDMWRISECASFCAYFNSKGKPMTAHGEGMVIRADVEEKIGWDYGTYGAEDVIMAQLIVKNGYTFGYIPGPIFIAPPLSTKDFYKQRRRWIWAMLWATPFIEKINRKYVYWALYRYAIGWSGFVGFFLSLPAYFIHFQYSYAIIAFSMFNTVNYFFFYQYGIFKTNKRWSLLMFILQYPVSLYEGGTMIYSLLFPPNKMKYDVIKKI; this is encoded by the coding sequence ATGCCCATTACAATTTCAACAACGTACATAATTATCACTTCCGCAATAATAACTCTCTATTTCCCCATTGCAGTGGCGCAGACAACTTTACTCATTGCACAGTTCCGGAAGAACTCTGATAGGGTTCACAGTAAACTTAGGAAATCAAATATTGAAATGCCACCACCAATTCTGGTTCAAAAAAATTATCACAACGGAAGGAAAGTGATTGTTGTAATCACTACGAATGGTGCAAACGCGGATGTTGTGGACAAATTATTATCGATACTCAAATCATACATGCTCCCAATTCGGTTGTTTGTTATCAAGGAAGCATACGATAAGCATGCATATCCTGCAGAGGAAATCGTCGTTCCTGCAGACTATAACTGCACAAATAAATCAAGAGCGAAACTACGTGCATTACATTATGGAAGTTTATGGTTCAAGGAACATGGCATTGGCAAAGAGACTTACATTTGCCATCTGGATGACGATTCCGTGGTTTCTCGAGAATATCTCGAGTACGTATATTCAATGCCGTACGATAGCGGGCAAGGTCATATTAGATTAAGAGAGCCCGGGAGGCATTTATTCTCTACATTGGGTGATATGTGGCGAATTTCGGAGTGTGCCTCGTTCTGTGCATACTTCAATAGCAAAGGAAAGCCCATGACAGCACATGGCGAGGGAATGGTAATAAGGGCTGACGTCGAGGAGAAAATTGGCTGGGATTATGGAACTTACGGTGCAGAAGACGTGATCATGGCACAATTGATCGTGAAGAATGGATACACATTCGGGTACATACCTGGACCAATATTCATTGCACCTCCACTGTCAACAAAGGATTTCTACAAGCAGAGAAGAAGATGGATCTGGGCCATGTTATGGGCTACTCCATTCATAGAAAAAATAAACAGGAAGTATGTTTACTGGGCATTATACCGGTATGCAATCGGATGGAGCGGATTTGTCGGTTTCTTTCTTTCTTTACCTGCGTATTTTATCCATTTCCAATATTCCTATGCAATTATTGCCTTCTCAATGTTCAATACAGTCAATTACTTCTTCTTCTATCAATATGGTATATTCAAGACAAACAAGAGGTGGAGTCTGTTGATGTTTATATTGCAATACCCAGTATCGCTGTACGAAGGAGGCACAATGATATATTCTCTCCTCTTCCCGCCAAACAAAATGAAATACGATGTGATTAAGAAGATTTGA
- a CDS encoding gamma carbonic anhydrase family protein: MILNFEGRVPLIDETAYIFPNATIIGAVKIGKNVWVGPGAVLRGDYGEIEVGAYSAIEDNCVVHARPGEKTTIGEHATIGHLSVIHTGRVNDWAVVGMNVTISDFSRVGVWSAIGEGAVVKSNQEIPDEAIAVGVPAKVIGKVSEEYKRLWTDYKHNYNTFCQRYKSNLTAME, translated from the coding sequence ATGATATTGAATTTTGAGGGTCGGGTACCACTGATCGATGAGACAGCATATATATTCCCCAATGCGACAATTATTGGTGCTGTAAAGATTGGCAAGAATGTTTGGGTTGGTCCAGGGGCTGTTCTTCGCGGAGATTACGGGGAGATTGAAGTAGGGGCTTACAGTGCGATAGAGGACAATTGCGTCGTTCATGCCAGACCAGGTGAAAAGACGACAATAGGTGAGCATGCAACAATAGGACATCTTTCTGTCATACACACGGGGAGAGTTAATGACTGGGCGGTAGTTGGAATGAATGTCACAATCTCAGATTTTTCACGCGTCGGTGTCTGGTCAGCCATTGGGGAAGGTGCAGTAGTTAAAAGTAATCAAGAAATACCCGATGAAGCCATTGCAGTGGGTGTCCCTGCTAAAGTAATCGGGAAAGTTTCGGAAGAATACAAAAGGCTGTGGACAGACTATAAACACAATTACAACACGTTTTGCCAACGCTATAAATCCAATCTTACCGCAATGGAGTAA
- a CDS encoding DNA adenine methylase, with protein sequence MYLKLMKYPGSKTVLLPEIKRLFHLSGSNMLVDVFGGSGLVSLNLGAQRTVYNDIDAKLVNIFTAIQNDPELIKAMLYEVLKFVSTEDRNKMSFRGWLLANSMYHGRKLELIESLYLYTTGFGGMGSTYATKNEKSKGAFIKKTLANFGKIQASVHSWSIENLDFRKLFEKYHSSEAFFYLDPPYSEKAWYNYNLARNDYLDLKSILFKLGQPYLMNIDLMDKELLDIFEKPKFVRRYANENGKPGRVNDRMKAFYTNIPGTGGNL encoded by the coding sequence ATGTATCTAAAATTGATGAAATACCCCGGTTCAAAAACGGTGCTGTTGCCAGAAATAAAGCGTTTATTTCATCTCTCTGGTTCTAACATGCTAGTCGATGTTTTTGGCGGTTCAGGTCTGGTATCCCTGAACCTTGGGGCGCAAAGGACAGTGTATAATGACATAGACGCAAAACTTGTTAATATCTTCACTGCAATTCAAAACGATCCAGAATTAATCAAGGCCATGCTTTACGAAGTATTAAAATTTGTTAGCACCGAAGATAGAAATAAGATGTCATTTCGTGGGTGGTTATTAGCGAACAGCATGTATCATGGTCGTAAACTTGAGCTTATAGAGAGCCTTTATCTATATACGACAGGATTCGGAGGCATGGGCAGCACTTATGCAACGAAGAACGAAAAATCAAAGGGGGCATTCATCAAGAAGACATTAGCGAACTTTGGAAAAATTCAGGCATCAGTGCATTCATGGAGTATAGAAAATCTAGATTTCAGGAAGTTGTTCGAGAAATATCATTCTTCAGAGGCATTCTTTTACCTCGATCCTCCTTATTCCGAGAAAGCCTGGTATAACTATAACTTAGCAAGAAATGATTATCTTGATCTTAAGTCTATACTGTTTAAATTGGGTCAGCCTTATCTTATGAACATCGACCTTATGGACAAAGAACTCCTGGATATTTTTGAGAAACCCAAGTTCGTAAGAAGATACGCAAATGAAAACGGAAAGCCAGGGCGCGTAAACGATCGTATGAAGGCGTTTTACACGAATATTCCTGGAACGGGCGGAAATTTATAG
- a CDS encoding phosphoribosylaminoimidazolesuccinocarboxamide synthase: MQLVRKGKVKDVYDEGKTLLFKFSNRISVFDKIIPNEVPEKGASLCRTSTFWFKMVKDRLGFPTHFIDMPERNQMRVKKYQVLSRKPIPEDSNYLIPLEFVTRYYVAGSLFDRLKSGEIKFQDLGFSKFPSYGDKLPHPFFESTTKFEKFDRPVSASEACDISGLTPSDLEKIRNEIYRIDEEINSTVYSRGLIHVDGKKEFALDEERNPVLVDTFGTADEDRFWDREKYEAGTQEEFSKEMVRQYYRSIGYHKALYDARKNGTKEPDIPPLPEDMVRSVTTLYTGLYEKITGMKW, from the coding sequence ATGCAACTAGTCAGAAAAGGGAAGGTAAAAGATGTCTACGACGAAGGTAAGACTTTGCTGTTCAAATTTTCCAATAGGATATCTGTCTTTGACAAGATAATTCCGAACGAGGTCCCGGAAAAGGGGGCGTCACTGTGCAGGACATCTACGTTTTGGTTCAAAATGGTGAAGGATCGTTTGGGTTTTCCAACACATTTCATTGATATGCCGGAAAGAAACCAAATGAGGGTTAAGAAGTATCAGGTCCTTTCAAGAAAACCAATTCCGGAGGATAGCAATTACCTAATTCCTCTGGAATTTGTCACCAGGTATTACGTGGCTGGGTCTTTGTTTGATAGATTGAAAAGCGGTGAGATAAAGTTTCAGGATCTTGGATTTTCGAAGTTCCCGTCATACGGTGATAAGCTGCCTCATCCATTCTTCGAAAGCACCACTAAATTTGAAAAATTCGATCGCCCTGTATCCGCATCTGAGGCCTGTGATATAAGCGGTCTTACACCATCGGACCTTGAAAAGATAAGAAACGAAATTTACAGAATAGATGAGGAAATCAACTCAACCGTATATTCAAGAGGGCTTATCCATGTAGACGGAAAGAAGGAATTTGCCCTTGACGAAGAGAGAAATCCGGTGCTTGTCGATACATTCGGCACTGCTGATGAAGATCGTTTCTGGGACAGGGAGAAATACGAGGCCGGAACTCAGGAAGAGTTCAGCAAAGAAATGGTCAGGCAATACTACCGCTCGATTGGTTATCACAAAGCGCTTTATGATGCCAGAAAGAATGGTACAAAGGAGCCAGATATACCACCACTGCCTGAAGATATGGTTCGTTCTGTAACTACCCTTTACACTGGCTTGTACGAAAAAATTACGGGGATGAAATGGTGA
- the moaA gene encoding GTP 3',8-cyclase MoaA, whose protein sequence is MSPFKDSYGRPVTSMRIQVNTTCNFKCFFCHMEGTGVHSETLSAEEIERVVEVAARHGVNKIKFTGGEPTLRHDILDIIKLTRKHISGNISMTTNGIMLPSLAQKLKEAGLDRVNISMHSIDRDGFQFITGVDALDKVVNGIRAAKSAGFEPIKINFVVLKDVNIDQIPRMIELSSNEGVILQLIEFETIRENENSEEYLRYHVPLDGIEASLKANAERVDYNSLHLRPRYTININGRKAVVELVKPMHNYEFCKHCTRIRLTSTGALKPCLMRDDNYTDIISGIRNNSGNDLLDGIFREAVMKREPYWKEEYELKNSDKVLWINQG, encoded by the coding sequence ATGTCTCCATTTAAAGATTCGTATGGTCGTCCAGTTACCAGCATGAGAATACAGGTAAACACGACCTGCAATTTTAAGTGCTTTTTCTGCCACATGGAAGGAACTGGAGTACATTCTGAAACACTTTCTGCTGAAGAGATAGAGCGTGTTGTAGAGGTTGCAGCGAGACATGGTGTCAATAAGATAAAATTTACTGGCGGTGAACCTACTTTAAGACACGATATTCTGGACATAATCAAACTAACAAGGAAGCACATATCAGGAAATATTTCCATGACAACAAACGGTATCATGTTGCCGTCACTTGCTCAGAAACTTAAGGAGGCTGGGCTTGATCGGGTAAACATATCTATGCACTCCATAGATCGTGATGGTTTTCAATTCATAACCGGCGTTGATGCTCTCGATAAAGTTGTGAATGGTATTCGAGCGGCCAAATCTGCCGGTTTTGAGCCTATAAAGATAAATTTCGTGGTTCTGAAGGATGTGAACATAGATCAGATCCCTCGGATGATCGAACTGTCATCTAACGAAGGAGTTATATTGCAACTGATCGAGTTTGAAACAATACGAGAAAATGAAAATTCCGAAGAATATTTGAGATATCACGTGCCGCTTGACGGTATCGAAGCATCTCTCAAGGCAAATGCAGAGAGGGTAGACTATAATAGCCTTCATCTTCGGCCCAGGTACACTATTAACATTAATGGGAGGAAAGCTGTAGTTGAACTCGTAAAGCCCATGCATAATTACGAATTCTGCAAGCATTGCACCAGGATAAGGCTCACGTCTACAGGTGCACTGAAGCCATGCCTTATGAGGGACGATAACTATACGGATATTATCTCCGGAATCCGAAACAACTCAGGTAACGATCTGCTGGACGGTATATTCAGGGAAGCCGTGATGAAAAGGGAGCCATACTGGAAGGAAGAGTATGAACTCAAAAATAGTGATAAAGTACTTTGGATCAATCAGGGATAA
- a CDS encoding MoaD/ThiS family protein, with protein MNSKIVIKYFGSIRDNIGISEEYLEISDGWKVADAVDILNQRHKELKPGSNNFLMALNKEYTNKSAILKNGDELAIFPMVSGG; from the coding sequence ATGAACTCAAAAATAGTGATAAAGTACTTTGGATCAATCAGGGATAATATTGGTATCTCGGAGGAATACCTGGAAATCAGTGACGGCTGGAAAGTTGCAGATGCTGTCGATATCCTGAATCAAAGACACAAAGAATTAAAACCGGGATCCAATAATTTTCTTATGGCCTTAAACAAGGAATACACCAATAAATCCGCGATTTTAAAGAATGGAGACGAACTTGCAATATTTCCAATGGTAAGTGGAGGATAA
- the fdhD gene encoding formate dehydrogenase accessory sulfurtransferase FdhD: MNSGYVHRYPGESGTMNVPVAMVRNQKLLKRRTDKVAVEEPLQITVSYNGSKTRNYAIIMRTPTMDKFLGTGFLFSEGAMRSPEDIISVRNVKADGIAIDNTIEFDLKHEFKSVHGRNFVVNSSCGVCGKNSVDDIFLRIGRINRSSLRVTSDFITELPKRLIEYQAVFEETGGVHAAAIFDEDGKMLISAEDVGRHNAVDKVIGYMLWNHLLPAWNFIMQVSGRAGFEIVQKAAIAGIPIVSSVSAPSSLSIEAADVLGITLICFVRENGFNVYTHQERIIFE, from the coding sequence ATGAATTCGGGATACGTACATAGATACCCCGGTGAATCAGGAACAATGAATGTTCCTGTTGCAATGGTTAGAAATCAGAAACTGTTGAAGCGTCGCACAGATAAAGTTGCCGTGGAGGAACCTTTGCAGATCACCGTCTCGTATAACGGATCTAAAACGAGAAATTATGCAATTATAATGAGAACACCGACAATGGACAAATTTTTAGGTACCGGTTTCCTCTTTTCCGAAGGCGCCATGAGAAGTCCCGAAGATATAATTTCAGTACGCAACGTAAAGGCCGATGGGATCGCCATAGACAATACAATAGAATTTGACCTTAAGCATGAGTTCAAAAGTGTACATGGAAGAAATTTCGTAGTGAATTCAAGTTGCGGTGTCTGCGGCAAGAACAGCGTTGATGATATATTTTTGAGGATTGGAAGGATAAACAGATCAAGCTTGCGCGTTACTTCGGATTTTATCACTGAACTGCCAAAGAGACTGATTGAATACCAGGCGGTATTTGAAGAAACAGGCGGTGTTCATGCTGCAGCAATATTCGATGAAGACGGGAAAATGCTCATTTCAGCCGAAGATGTTGGAAGACATAACGCTGTCGATAAAGTTATAGGCTATATGTTGTGGAACCATCTTTTACCTGCCTGGAACTTCATTATGCAGGTCAGTGGACGAGCAGGCTTTGAGATTGTTCAAAAAGCGGCAATTGCAGGAATACCCATAGTTAGCTCTGTCTCTGCACCATCCAGTCTATCCATAGAAGCCGCCGATGTGCTAGGTATCACCCTTATCTGCTTCGTGCGCGAAAATGGATTCAATGTGTACACTCATCAAGAAAGGATAATTTTTGAATAG
- a CDS encoding DUF1641 domain-containing protein codes for MAKSIETVEKIDDMDNLIELTGLVSEHYGQIKEMISLIDVIEKSGILTIIKAVLSDPDAILSVVSNEMLRESNVRLLRNSSSLVSLLSHINSDKLDSISRSLTESINGLGETPKAENIGILTIMQMMKDPDIAEGIRLMFGVLKGIGSAGKK; via the coding sequence ATGGCAAAAAGTATAGAAACTGTGGAAAAAATTGACGACATGGATAATTTGATTGAACTTACGGGCTTAGTATCGGAACACTATGGGCAGATAAAGGAGATGATATCCTTAATTGATGTTATAGAGAAGTCAGGGATTTTAACGATAATAAAAGCGGTGTTGTCCGATCCGGACGCAATTTTGTCCGTTGTCTCCAACGAGATGTTGAGAGAATCAAACGTTCGACTTTTAAGGAATTCCTCATCTCTAGTTTCACTCCTCTCACATATAAACTCGGACAAGTTAGACAGCATTTCAAGGAGCTTGACCGAATCGATCAATGGCCTAGGTGAGACACCTAAAGCGGAAAATATAGGCATCCTCACAATTATGCAGATGATGAAGGATCCGGATATTGCTGAGGGAATTAGGTTGATGTTTGGGGTTTTGAAGGGAATAGGATCAGCAGGAAAGAAATGA
- the fdhF gene encoding formate dehydrogenase subunit alpha, giving the protein MKAATNIDVKIDGRDFSFETPDTVLNKLLELDYDIPHICYQPNLGPLQSCDSCLVNINGKVLRSCSTQIQDGDSIDVSSVDIKNLRTEAVQLILHNHELYCTVCENNNGDCALHNAVHDLDITVQKYPFEPKPYSYDDSNPFYAYDPNQCILCGRCVEACQDVQVNETLSIDWTLPRPRVIWDKGVPANESSCVSCGHCVTVCPVNALMEKSMLRKAGYLTNIDRNTRKSMVDAVKSVEHELTMAPVMAISNAESKLREFQIKKTKTVCIYCGVGCSFEIWTKGRDILKVQPQPESPANGISTCIKGKFGWDFVNSKERLKNPLIREGDIFREASWDEALNAVAKGLKNIKNKSGGDAIEFIASSKGTNEEAYMVQKLARQVFGTNNVDNSSRFCQAPATNGLWRTVGYGGDAGSIQDIYMADLVLAVGTNTAESHPVLATRVKRAHKLNGQKLIVADLRMHEMARRADKYLHPKPGTDMVWLSAITKYILDQGWEDREFLDERVNGLKEYKKSLEKFTLDFAAEVSGIEQESLKSVAEMIHNAKRVCALWAMGVTQHQMGSDTSTAISNLLLVTGNYGRRGTGAYPLRGHNNVQGTSDFGAMSAFLPGYQSIKDPEVREKFEKAWNAKINPNAGYDNNTCLEAIEDGKIKAMYVIGEELAETGSDSGYIREKLSNLDFLVVQDMFLSETAKYADVVLPACASLEKEGTFTNTERRIQRIYKAMDPLGNSRSDFAIFRELANKLGVSWNYKSPAEVMEEAAALTPMFSGVRYDRMEWFKSLQWPVSQDGTDSPFLYEKSFAFPDGRARLFPLSYTEPLTTSKTYDLQLNNGRLLEHFHEGNETYKTDGIREKVPGTFVEISPALATDRGISNGDLIKITSKWGSITVPALVTERVSGNELYLPMNGQGERGVNNLTGRIMDQVSHTPAYKELPVKIKKVSDGDGNSPLPKSNPRFYSAMPQKGIMIENKWKRKDYVKLVTE; this is encoded by the coding sequence GTGAAAGCAGCGACCAATATTGATGTCAAAATTGATGGAAGAGATTTTTCGTTCGAAACTCCGGATACAGTTCTTAACAAATTGCTTGAATTAGATTACGACATTCCCCATATTTGTTATCAACCTAACCTTGGTCCATTACAGTCTTGCGATTCATGCCTTGTCAACATTAACGGAAAGGTTCTAAGATCTTGTTCAACACAAATACAGGACGGTGATTCTATAGACGTCTCATCAGTCGATATCAAGAATCTTCGCACAGAGGCTGTGCAGTTGATTCTACATAATCATGAGCTTTACTGCACTGTCTGTGAAAATAACAATGGAGACTGTGCACTTCATAATGCTGTTCACGACCTTGACATAACGGTTCAGAAATATCCGTTTGAACCAAAACCATATAGTTATGATGATTCCAACCCATTCTACGCCTATGATCCGAACCAGTGCATTCTTTGTGGACGCTGTGTTGAGGCGTGCCAGGATGTACAGGTCAATGAAACCCTTTCCATAGATTGGACCTTGCCAAGACCGAGAGTTATATGGGACAAAGGGGTGCCTGCTAATGAATCGTCATGCGTATCCTGTGGGCACTGTGTTACCGTATGCCCAGTTAATGCCTTGATGGAAAAGAGCATGTTGCGAAAGGCTGGATACCTAACCAATATTGACAGAAATACAAGAAAATCCATGGTTGATGCAGTAAAGTCCGTTGAACATGAATTAACAATGGCTCCTGTAATGGCGATCAGTAATGCAGAATCGAAATTACGAGAATTCCAGATCAAAAAGACAAAAACGGTCTGCATTTACTGCGGCGTCGGCTGCTCATTTGAGATATGGACAAAAGGCAGAGACATATTGAAAGTGCAGCCGCAACCAGAGTCTCCTGCCAACGGTATTTCTACTTGCATTAAGGGAAAATTTGGATGGGATTTTGTGAATAGCAAAGAGCGCCTGAAAAACCCTCTTATAAGGGAGGGTGATATATTTAGAGAAGCTTCTTGGGATGAGGCTCTTAATGCCGTGGCAAAAGGTCTCAAGAACATAAAAAATAAGTCCGGAGGAGATGCAATTGAATTTATCGCTTCCTCCAAAGGCACAAATGAAGAAGCCTATATGGTCCAGAAGCTCGCTAGGCAGGTATTTGGAACAAATAATGTGGATAATAGTTCTAGATTCTGCCAGGCACCTGCCACGAATGGACTCTGGAGAACAGTGGGCTATGGAGGAGATGCGGGATCAATCCAGGATATCTACATGGCAGACCTTGTTCTTGCCGTCGGTACAAATACTGCAGAATCGCATCCAGTTCTTGCTACCAGAGTCAAAAGAGCACACAAGCTCAATGGACAAAAACTGATAGTTGCTGATCTCAGGATGCATGAGATGGCTAGGAGAGCGGATAAATACCTCCATCCAAAGCCTGGAACCGATATGGTATGGCTTAGTGCAATTACGAAATATATTCTTGATCAAGGATGGGAAGACCGAGAGTTTCTGGATGAAAGAGTAAACGGATTAAAGGAATACAAAAAGAGTCTTGAAAAATTTACACTTGACTTTGCAGCTGAGGTTTCTGGCATAGAGCAAGAAAGTTTGAAAAGTGTTGCAGAAATGATTCATAATGCAAAGAGGGTATGCGCCTTATGGGCTATGGGTGTTACTCAACATCAGATGGGGAGTGACACTTCTACCGCGATTTCTAATCTACTTCTTGTGACCGGAAACTATGGGAGACGTGGTACAGGAGCTTATCCTTTGAGGGGCCATAATAATGTCCAGGGAACAAGTGACTTTGGAGCAATGTCCGCCTTCCTTCCAGGCTATCAGAGTATAAAAGATCCAGAAGTAAGAGAAAAATTTGAGAAGGCTTGGAATGCTAAAATAAATCCAAACGCGGGATACGACAACAATACGTGCCTAGAGGCCATTGAGGATGGAAAAATAAAGGCTATGTACGTCATAGGAGAGGAGCTCGCGGAAACCGGCTCGGATTCTGGCTACATAAGAGAGAAGCTTTCAAACCTTGACTTCTTGGTCGTACAGGACATGTTCCTGTCGGAGACCGCCAAGTATGCCGATGTCGTTTTGCCGGCCTGTGCTAGCCTTGAGAAAGAGGGCACGTTTACGAACACAGAAAGAAGAATCCAGAGGATATACAAGGCGATGGACCCATTAGGAAATAGCAGATCGGATTTCGCTATATTCAGGGAGCTTGCCAACAAACTGGGAGTAAGTTGGAATTACAAATCACCCGCAGAAGTGATGGAAGAAGCGGCTGCACTTACACCCATGTTTTCTGGAGTTCGATATGACAGGATGGAATGGTTTAAGAGCCTTCAATGGCCTGTATCCCAAGACGGGACTGATTCACCATTTCTTTATGAAAAATCATTTGCGTTTCCAGATGGAAGAGCACGTCTCTTTCCGCTATCATATACAGAGCCGCTTACAACCTCCAAGACATATGATTTGCAACTGAACAATGGCAGGTTATTGGAGCATTTCCATGAAGGAAACGAAACCTATAAGACAGATGGCATTAGAGAGAAAGTTCCAGGCACTTTTGTAGAAATATCTCCGGCGCTTGCAACGGACAGAGGCATTTCGAATGGAGATCTCATCAAGATAACCTCTAAATGGGGATCTATAACAGTACCTGCATTGGTGACAGAAAGGGTTTCTGGGAATGAGCTTTATCTTCCTATGAACGGGCAGGGGGAACGGGGTGTAAACAATCTTACTGGTCGCATCATGGACCAGGTCAGTCATACACCAGCGTATAAAGAACTTCCAGTCAAGATTAAAAAGGTTAGCGATGGGGATGGCAATTCTCCGCTGCCGAAAAGTAACCCTAGATTTTATTCTGCTATGCCGCAAAAGGGAATTATGATTGAAAATAAATGGAAAAGAAAGGATTACGTAAAATTAGTGACGGAGTGA
- a CDS encoding molybdenum cofactor biosynthesis protein MoaE: MDVTIQKNKINIEELIEKTRSEKAGAIVTFQGTVRKFTDSIEVKSLFYDSYPEMAVKMIRSIMEDATNKYKILDVNVIHRIGEIGLCEDSVAICVSSQHRKEAFLACEYVIDMIKEKAPIWKKDILQSGGSKWHN; this comes from the coding sequence ATGGATGTCACAATCCAGAAGAACAAAATCAACATTGAAGAGTTAATAGAAAAAACAAGAAGTGAAAAGGCTGGTGCAATCGTTACTTTTCAAGGTACAGTCAGGAAATTCACGGATTCAATAGAAGTAAAATCACTTTTTTATGACAGTTATCCTGAAATGGCGGTGAAAATGATTCGATCTATAATGGAGGACGCCACGAATAAATACAAGATTCTTGACGTAAACGTAATACACCGTATCGGTGAAATAGGCTTGTGCGAGGATTCCGTTGCGATATGTGTCAGTTCGCAACACAGGAAAGAGGCATTTCTCGCGTGTGAATATGTGATCGACATGATAAAGGAAAAGGCCCCCATATGGAAGAAGGACATTCTTCAATCAGGCGGATCTAAGTGGCACAACTGA
- a CDS encoding cytochrome c oxidase subunit II, whose translation MNSKTKIELLFVVVVLIILMSAAGLNIVYVLGHESNIATAKDPSTVPAGSTVINVTGYQWAWQFTYPNGTSSTDVLWVHVNTEYTFQVISKDVIHDLLIPALGLQVYAVPGHPNQVSFSVNKVGHYIFECVEYCGEDHYLMRGTMEVLS comes from the coding sequence ATGAATTCTAAAACAAAAATTGAGCTGCTCTTTGTCGTCGTCGTATTAATAATATTGATGTCTGCTGCTGGCCTTAACATAGTTTACGTATTGGGACATGAATCAAACATCGCTACTGCTAAAGATCCATCTACAGTCCCAGCTGGTTCCACAGTTATTAATGTCACCGGTTATCAGTGGGCTTGGCAATTCACATATCCGAATGGAACGAGCAGTACTGATGTGCTGTGGGTTCACGTTAACACTGAGTACACATTTCAAGTAATTAGTAAGGATGTAATACATGATCTGCTAATTCCTGCGTTAGGTTTGCAAGTGTATGCGGTACCTGGACATCCAAACCAGGTGAGTTTCTCCGTTAATAAAGTAGGACACTACATATTCGAATGTGTGGAATATTGCGGTGAAGATCATTATCTTATGCGAGGAACAATGGAGGTTTTGAGCTAA